TGAACCGGAATAAGGTTCTGAGAACTGACCGCCGCGGCTAGCAAGGCGGCTAGTAAGGTATAGGTCACCATGCGGCGGCTGCTGCCGGAATCATCCACATGAAAACGCGCAATGGCACGGTTTGCCATTACTTCGGTGATGCCTGAACGTGAGAGTGCGACGGCGAAAGCGCCCAGCACGGCATAGGCCAGTGCCACCGTGGCACCGTTGCCAAGGCCGTCGTTAAAGGCATCAAGGATGGCATTGACGGGCATGCCTGCATAAAGCCCACCGACCAATGTAGCGACGATTAAGGCAAAGACAACGGAAACGCGAGCCAAGCTGAGGCTGACCATCACTAAAATGGCCAAAACGATAGCATTCATGAATAGCTACTCTTGTCGTTAGAATTGGATTTAGCTGGAATTAGATTTAGCTTTAATTGGGCTTAGTTGAGATTGAATGCAGTGGAACCCCGCAGCCTGTTGCTGCGGGATAGAAAAAGCCGCTTAGTGCTGGCTTGGTAGGGTGCCAGGCCGAAGCAGGTGGCTTAGTGTTCTGGCGGCTAATAGGTCGCTGGCTGCTTCAATGTCTGGGGCAAAGAAGCGATCCTGGTCGTAATGGGTAACATGCTTACGCAGCAACTGTTTGGCTTGTTCCAGTGGCTCGGTGGTGTTTAAACCGTGGCGCATATCGAGCCCTTGGCAAGCACTTAGCCATTCGATCGCGAGAATGCCACGCACGTTATCGGCCATTTCCCATAACCGCTTGCCCGCCGCCGGTGCCATGGAAACGTGATCTTCCTGGTTGGCTGAGGTGGGCAGGCTGTCTACGCTATGCGGATGCGCCAACGCTTTGTTTTCGCTGGCCAGGGCGGCTGCTGTGACTTGGGCAATCATAAACCCGGAGTTGACGCCGCCTTTTTCGACCAGGAAGGGCGGCAGCTGGGACATGTGCTTGTCCATCATCAAGGAGATGCGTCGTTCCGCCAGCGAACCGATTTCAGCGATGGCAAGCGCCAGGTTGTCGGCAGCCATGGCGACCGGCTCGGCGTGGAAGTTACCACCGGAGATAATGTCGTCGGTATCTTCAAACACCAATGGGTTGTCGGATACCGCGTTGACTTCAACCGCCAGTATGTCGGCAACATGGCGAATTTGAGTCAGTGCTGCCCCCATTACCTGCGGCTGACAGCGCAGGGAGTAAGGATCCTGCACTCTATCGCAGTTGGCGTGGGAGTCGCCGATGTCGCTGGTTTCGCCGAGCAGATGCCGATAAGCCGCCGCTGCGTCGATTTGGCCGCGTT
This genomic window from Halomonas sp. TD01 contains:
- the hutH gene encoding histidine ammonia-lyase; amino-acid sequence: MPHLDIQPGKMTLAQARQVFQSPVKVSLPSSADEAIQKSVDCVNRVVDENRTVYGINTGFGLLAQTRIADEDLEALQRSLVLSHATGVGAAMDDSLVRLIMVLKVNSLARGFSGIRREVLDALIALINAEVYPHIPLKGSVGASGDLAPLAHMSVVLIGEGKARYKGEWLSAEEALKVAGLSPIALAPKEGLALLNGTQVSTAYALRGLFDAEDLYAAATVCGSLTVEATLGSRSPFDARIHEVRGQRGQIDAAAAYRHLLGETSDIGDSHANCDRVQDPYSLRCQPQVMGAALTQIRHVADILAVEVNAVSDNPLVFEDTDDIISGGNFHAEPVAMAADNLALAIAEIGSLAERRISLMMDKHMSQLPPFLVEKGGVNSGFMIAQVTAAALASENKALAHPHSVDSLPTSANQEDHVSMAPAAGKRLWEMADNVRGILAIEWLSACQGLDMRHGLNTTEPLEQAKQLLRKHVTHYDQDRFFAPDIEAASDLLAARTLSHLLRPGTLPSQH